One stretch of Cellulomonas wangsupingiae DNA includes these proteins:
- a CDS encoding phosphotransferase family protein: MSADDVMALPLAFGGQRLDWRDLPRAVRQRIESLAGARVTAEMSATSGFSPGFCAVLELTDGRAVFVKAVSSDQNPHSPQLARAEIRASRALPPQVPAPALRWWDDDGDWVLLGFDAVHGRSPALPWRADDLALVLSALDDLAHCEPVAGHDLPRTEDLLAEDFTGWRSMLQATPAQREHVASRIDEPGRWALEHLDDLVRWEQDSLRVCAGDALVHGDLRADNVMIEETHDRVWLIDWPHASVGAPWIDLAFMLPSVALQGGAGDPALLFSQRQASQDVGIDDLRAALAGLAGYFAWSSGQPAPPGIPNLRAFQAAQAGATLRWLRDLS; the protein is encoded by the coding sequence GTGAGTGCCGACGACGTCATGGCGCTGCCTCTCGCGTTCGGGGGCCAGCGGCTCGACTGGCGTGACCTGCCGCGGGCGGTGCGCCAGCGCATCGAGTCGCTCGCCGGCGCGCGCGTGACGGCCGAGATGTCCGCCACCAGCGGCTTCTCCCCCGGGTTCTGCGCGGTGCTGGAGCTCACCGACGGGCGCGCGGTCTTCGTCAAGGCCGTCTCGTCCGACCAGAACCCCCACTCCCCGCAGCTGGCGCGCGCCGAGATCCGCGCCTCCCGCGCGCTGCCGCCGCAGGTCCCCGCGCCCGCGCTGCGCTGGTGGGACGACGACGGCGACTGGGTGCTGCTCGGTTTCGACGCCGTGCACGGCCGCTCGCCCGCGCTGCCGTGGCGCGCCGACGACCTGGCCCTCGTGCTGTCCGCGCTCGACGACCTCGCGCACTGCGAGCCGGTCGCGGGCCACGACCTGCCCCGCACCGAGGACCTGCTGGCCGAGGACTTCACCGGCTGGCGGTCGATGCTGCAGGCGACGCCCGCGCAGCGCGAGCACGTCGCCAGCCGCATCGACGAGCCGGGCAGGTGGGCGCTCGAGCACCTCGACGACCTCGTGCGCTGGGAGCAGGACTCGCTGCGGGTGTGCGCGGGCGACGCGCTCGTGCACGGGGACCTGCGCGCGGACAACGTCATGATCGAGGAGACCCACGACCGCGTGTGGCTCATCGACTGGCCGCACGCGAGCGTCGGTGCGCCGTGGATCGACCTCGCGTTCATGCTCCCGAGCGTCGCGCTGCAGGGCGGCGCGGGCGACCCCGCGCTGCTGTTCTCGCAGCGTCAGGCGTCGCAGGACGTCGGGATCGACGACCTGCGCGCGGCCCTGGCCGGGCTCGCGGGGTACTTCGCGTGGTCGTCGGGTCAGCCGGCGCCTCCCGGGATCCCGAACCTGCGCGCCTTCCAGGCCGCGCAGGCCGGTGCGA
- a CDS encoding cysteine desulfurase family protein yields MRPVALSALTAALAQTGNPSSLHTAGRTARRTVEEARERLAAAVGARPSEVVWTAGGTEADNLAVKGLFWARRTQDPARRRVVVSAVEHHAVLDPAFWLAEHAGAELVLLPVDAEGVVDLDALRAELHEHGDTVALVSVMWANNEVGALQPLDEVVALAHRYGVPVHADAVQAVGQVPVDLASCGVDAVTLSGHKVGGPGSTGALLVRRGLELTPVLHGGGQERGVRSGTLDPALLAAFAAAVHEAVGERVEHAARVGALRDDLVRRVLAEVPGATLRGPADPARRLPGNAHLTFTGCEGDSLLYLLDAAGVEASTGSACQAGVPRPSHVLLAMGVGEDDARGALRFSFGRTSSAADVDAAVAALPAAVERARAAGLSTLVGA; encoded by the coding sequence ATGCGCCCCGTGGCGCTCTCCGCGCTGACGGCGGCGCTCGCGCAGACCGGCAACCCGTCGTCGCTGCACACGGCGGGCCGCACCGCGCGGCGGACGGTCGAGGAGGCGCGCGAGCGGCTCGCCGCGGCCGTCGGGGCGCGTCCCAGCGAGGTGGTGTGGACGGCCGGCGGCACCGAGGCCGACAACCTCGCCGTCAAAGGGCTCTTCTGGGCCCGGCGCACGCAGGACCCCGCGCGCCGCCGCGTCGTGGTGTCCGCGGTCGAGCACCACGCCGTCCTGGACCCCGCGTTCTGGCTCGCCGAGCACGCGGGTGCCGAGCTGGTGCTGCTGCCGGTCGACGCCGAGGGCGTCGTCGACCTCGACGCGCTGCGCGCCGAGCTCCACGAGCACGGCGACACGGTCGCCCTGGTCTCGGTCATGTGGGCGAACAACGAGGTCGGTGCCCTGCAGCCGCTCGACGAGGTCGTCGCGCTCGCCCACCGGTACGGCGTGCCCGTGCACGCCGACGCGGTGCAGGCGGTGGGCCAGGTGCCGGTGGACCTGGCGTCCTGCGGCGTCGACGCCGTCACCCTGAGCGGGCACAAGGTCGGCGGGCCGGGGTCCACGGGTGCCCTCCTGGTGCGCCGGGGGCTGGAGCTGACCCCGGTGCTGCACGGGGGCGGGCAGGAGCGCGGGGTACGGTCCGGCACGCTCGACCCCGCGCTGCTCGCGGCGTTCGCCGCCGCGGTGCACGAGGCGGTGGGCGAGCGCGTGGAGCACGCGGCGCGGGTCGGCGCCCTGCGCGACGACCTGGTGCGGCGGGTCCTGGCCGAGGTGCCGGGCGCGACCCTGCGCGGTCCGGCCGACCCGGCGCGCCGGCTGCCCGGCAACGCGCACCTGACGTTCACCGGCTGCGAGGGCGACTCCCTGCTGTACCTGCTCGACGCGGCGGGCGTGGAGGCGTCGACCGGCTCCGCGTGCCAGGCCGGTGTGCCGCGGCCCTCGCACGTCCTGCTCGCGATGGGCGTGGGCGAGGACGACGCGCGCGGCGCCCTGCGCTTCTCGTTCGGGCGCACCTCGAGCGCCGCCGACGTCGACGCGGCCGTGGCGGCGCTGCCCGCCGCGGTCGAGCGCGCCCGTGCCGCGGGCCTGTCCACGCTGGTGGGTGCCTGA
- the mnmA gene encoding tRNA 2-thiouridine(34) synthase MnmA yields MRVLAAMSGGVDSAVAAARAVDAGHDVVGVHMALSRTPAQERTGSRGCCSIEDASDARRAADVLGIPYYVWDMSERFESTVVADFLSEYAAGRTPNPCVRCNEHVKFAALLDKAVALGFDAVCTGHYARVVDRADGARELHRAADAAKDQSYVLAVMGPERLARAVFPLGDVASKSEVRAEAVARGLSVAAKPDSYDICFVADGDTQGFLRRALGEQPGEIVDETGAVVGTHDGAYAYTVGQRRGLSLGRPAPDGRPRYVLSVEPVRRRVVVGPAEHLDVAHVRGDAAVWFGDVPATGSTCTAQVRAHGADVPARVLAADAGSVTLDVAGMGLRGVAAGQSLVLYDGTRVLGQATVAATLPAADVRTADVAVSTGGRA; encoded by the coding sequence ATGCGGGTGCTGGCGGCGATGTCCGGCGGGGTCGACTCGGCCGTCGCGGCGGCGCGGGCTGTCGACGCGGGGCACGACGTCGTGGGCGTCCACATGGCGCTGTCGCGCACCCCCGCCCAGGAGCGCACGGGCTCGCGCGGCTGCTGCTCGATCGAGGACGCGTCCGACGCGCGGCGGGCCGCCGACGTGCTGGGCATCCCGTACTACGTGTGGGACATGTCGGAGCGGTTCGAGAGCACCGTCGTCGCGGACTTCCTGTCCGAGTACGCGGCCGGGCGCACACCCAACCCCTGCGTCCGCTGCAACGAGCACGTGAAGTTCGCGGCGCTGCTGGACAAGGCGGTCGCGCTCGGGTTCGACGCCGTGTGCACCGGTCACTACGCGCGCGTCGTGGACCGCGCCGACGGGGCCCGTGAGCTGCACCGCGCCGCGGACGCCGCCAAGGACCAGTCGTACGTGCTCGCGGTCATGGGACCCGAGCGGCTGGCCCGCGCGGTGTTCCCCCTGGGGGACGTGGCCTCGAAGTCCGAGGTCCGTGCCGAGGCCGTCGCGCGCGGCCTGTCGGTGGCCGCCAAGCCGGACTCCTACGACATCTGCTTCGTCGCCGACGGCGACACCCAGGGGTTCCTGCGCCGCGCGCTGGGCGAGCAGCCCGGCGAGATCGTCGACGAGACCGGTGCGGTGGTCGGCACGCACGACGGCGCGTACGCCTACACGGTCGGCCAGCGGCGCGGCCTGTCGCTGGGCCGTCCCGCGCCCGACGGGCGCCCCCGCTACGTGCTCTCCGTCGAGCCCGTCCGTCGCCGCGTCGTGGTGGGCCCGGCCGAGCACCTCGACGTGGCGCACGTGCGCGGCGACGCCGCGGTGTGGTTCGGCGACGTGCCGGCGACGGGCAGCACGTGCACGGCCCAGGTCCGCGCGCACGGCGCCGACGTGCCCGCGCGGGTGCTCGCCGCCGACGCGGGCTCCGTGACGCTCGACGTCGCGGGGATGGGGCTGCGGGGCGTCGCCGCGGGGCAGTCCCTCGTGCTGTACGACGGCACGCGCGTGCTCGGGCAGGCCACGGTCGCGGCGACGCTCCCCGCGGCCGACGTGCGCACCGCCGACGTGGCCGTGTCGACGGGCGGACGCGCGTGA